One Saccharomyces eubayanus strain FM1318 chromosome VIII, whole genome shotgun sequence genomic window carries:
- the RAD17 gene encoding Rad17p has translation MRINNELATKFSASTVHLEHITTALNCLTPFGAKDDVLIFIDADGLSFVRENNHVIKIQLLLSRELFMSYSYRNETEDHMKLCVKINHILDSVSVMNRNSDDIVECTLSYDGHGSPFVLIFEDSFISERVEYSTYLIKDFDTNGLELDRESISFEAIIKGEALYSALKDLKEIGCKECYVYAKTDANNDNVFALISKSQLGFSKIKLPSNRSILEKLQVFDGDSTTVLDGSAVIGFFDFTSFDKIRKSTKIASKVLFRMDVHGVLSVNILSQTDDVIITDTARPSNSRLVTGVGQLQLPKDYPGIVIEVCMLEKESIDEVAQTEIELLMETNELGNYNNSKKFTPNKRYAAAFGNNEGSDENLLQLNGKKVKLPPEDISDKKNDSDQENNYTYPTNDIPLFF, from the coding sequence ATGCGCATCAACAACGAGCTAGCAACCAAGTTTTCGGCTTCGACTGTCCATTTGGAACATATCACAACAGCTTTGAATTGCCTGACACCTTTTGGCGCGAAAGACGATGTACTTATATTTATTGATGCAGATGGCCTGTCGTTTGTAAGGGAGAACAACCATGttataaaaatacaattACTACTATCCCGAGAGTTGTTTATGTCTTATTCGTATAGGAATGAAACTGAAGATCATATGAAACTGTgtgtaaaaataaatcataTTTTAGACAGTGTTAGTGTGATGAATAGAAACTCAGATGATATTGTAGAGTGCACTTTATCGTACGATGGACATGGATCCCCATTTGTGCTCATATTTGAGGATTCGTTCATATCCGAGAGAGTGGAGTACTCAACTTATTTAATAAAGGACTTTGATACAAATGGATTAGAACTTGATAGAGAGAGCATAAGCTTTGAGGCGATCATTAAAGGTGAAGCTCTTTATTCAGCATTGAAGgacttgaaagaaatcgGTTGCAAAGAATGCTATGTTTATGCGAAGACTGACGCAAACAATGATAACGTATTTGCACTAATATCCAAATCACAGCTAggcttttcaaagattaaATTACCAAGCAACAGGTCAATACTGGAGAAATTACAAGTTTTTGATGGCGATTCCACAACCGTATTAGACGGGTCCGCTGTAATTGGgttctttgattttactTCATTTGATAAGATTAGAAAGAGTACTAAGATTGCAAGTAAAGTACTCTTTAGAATGGATGTTCATGGCGTATTAAGTGTAAATATTTTAAGCCAAACAGACGATGTGATTATCACAGATACCGCAAGACCGTCAAACAGTCGATTGGTTACTGGTGTCGGCCAACTGCAATTGCCAAAGGATTATCCTGGTATAGTTATTGAGGTTTGTATGTTGGAGAAAGAATCTATTGACGAAGTAGCGCAGACGGAAATAGAGCTTCTGATGGAGACTAATGAACTTGGTAATTATAACAATTCTAAAAAATTCACCCCAAATAAGAGGTATGCTGCTGCATTTGGGAATAACGAAGGCTCCGATGAGAACTTACTGCAACTAAATGgcaaaaaagtaaaattaCCACCGGAAGATATAAGTGATAAAAAGAACGATAGCgatcaagaaaacaactACACATATCCAACCAACGACATtcctttgttcttttaa
- the MRS6 gene encoding GTPase-activating protein MRS6 gives MLSPERRPSMAERRPSFFNYNQNASPLVVPHLAGIEDPLPATTPDKVDVLIVGTGMVESVLAAALAWQGSTVLHIDKNDYYGDTSATLTVDQIKRWVNEVNEGSVSCYKNAKLYVSTLIGSGKYSSRDFGIDLSPKILFAKSDLLSILIKSRVHQYLEFQSLSNFHTFENDCFEKLTNTKQEIFTDQNLPLMTKRNLMKFIKFVLNWEEQTDIWQPYAERTMSDFLVEKFKLEKPQVFELIFSIGLCYDLNVKVPEALQRIRRYLTSFDVYGPFPALCSKYGGPGELSQGFCRSAAVGGATYKLNEKLVSFNPTTKVASFQDGSKVEVSEKVIISPTQAPKDSKHVPQQQYQVHRLTCIVENPCTEWFNEGESAAMVVFPPGSLKSGNKEVVQAFILGAGSEICPEGTIVWYLSTTEQGPRAEMDIDSALEAMEMALLRESSSELENNDEIVQLTGNGHTIINSVKLGQSFKEYVPRERLQFLFKLYYTQYTSTPPFGVVNSSFFESNQDLEKKYIPGASDNGVIYTTMPSAEISYDEVVTAAKVLYEKIVGSDDDFFDLDFEDEDEIQAGGVVNTKQFESAIDDDDDDVIMEGSGEFVGEMEI, from the coding sequence ATGTTAAGTCCCGAACGTAGACCATCCATGGCCGAACGTCGTCCATCATTCTTTAATTATAACCAGAACGCGAGTCCTTTGGTGGTCCCACATTTAGCTGGGATTGAAGATCCCTTACCGGCTACTACCCCGGATAAAGTAGATGTTTTAATTGTGGGAACAGGTATGGTAGAAAGTGTGTTAGCGGCAGCATTAGCCTGGCAAGGTTCTACTGTACTTCACATTGACAAAAATGACTATTATGGAGACACTTCTGCCACTTTAACCGTAGACCAAATCAAACGATGGGTAAATGAAGTCAACGAAGGTTCGGTAAGCTGTTacaaaaatgcaaaactGTACGTATCCACGCTCATTGGTAGTGGCAAGTATTCGTCGAGAGATTTCGGTATTGACCTCTCTCCAAAGATTCTATTCGCAAAATCAGATTTATTGTCAATTTTGATTAAGTCCAGAGTTCACCAATATTTAGAGTTCCAGTCTTTGTCCAATTTCCatacttttgaaaacgaCTGCTTCGAAAAATTGACCAACACAAAGCAAGAAATATTCACAGATCAAAATTTGCCATTAATGACTAAAAGGAACCTAatgaaatttatcaaatttgtGCTCAACTGGGAAGAGCAAACGGATATATGGCAACCTTATGCAGAAAGGACCATGTCCGATTTTTTAGTAGAAAAGTTCAAATTAGAAAAACCCCAAGTCTTCGAGCTAATATTTTCGATTGGGTTGTGTTATGATCTTAATGTAAAAGTACCAGAAGCCTTACAAAGAATCCGTCGATATTTGACTAGTTTTGACGTTTATGGGCCATTTCCCGCATTGTGTTCCAAATATGGTGGTCCAGGAGAATTGTCACAAGGGTTTTGTAGATCAGCTGCTGTTGGAGGTGCCACCTATAAGctgaatgaaaaattagtGTCTTTTAACCCAACGACCAAAGTAGCCTCATTTCAAGATGGCTCCAAAGTAGAAGTTTCCGAGAAAGTCATAATATCACCTACCCAAGCCCCCAAAGACAGCAAGCACGTTCCACAGCAACAATACCAAGTTCATCGCCTGACCTGTATAGTCGAAAACCCTTGTACCGAATGGTTTAATGAAGGCGAATCTGCTGCCATGGTAGTTTTCCCCCCAGGATCGTTGAAATCTGGTAATAAGGAAGTGGTTCAAGCTTTCATTCTTGGTGCCGGTAGTGAGATTTGTCCAGAAGGAACCATTGTATGGTACTTATCAACAACAGAACAAGGTCCACGTGCAGAAATGGACATCGATTCCGCCTTGGAAGCAATGGAAATGGCTCTTTTGAGAGAGTCTTCAtcagaattagaaaataaTGACGAAATTGTTCAACTGACGGGCAATGGTCatacaataataaattcCGTAAAACTGGGCcaatctttcaaagaatatGTCCCTAGGGAGAGATTACAGTTTTTGTTCAAGCTTTATTATACTCAGTACACATCCACACCACCATTCGGTGTAGTTAACTCCTCCTTTTTTGAATCCAATCAAGatttagaaaagaaatacatCCCCGGTGCAAGTGATAATGGTGTCATATACACTACCATGCCTTCTGCTGAAATATCATATGATGAAGTTGTAACTGCAGCCAAAGTCTTATACGAAAAGATAGTTGGTAGTGATGACGATTTCTTTGATCtagattttgaagatgaagacgaaataCAGGCAGGCGGTGTTGTGAACACAAAACAGTTTGAAAGCGCCAttgacgacgacgacgacgatgtTATTATGGAGGGTTCCGGGGAATTTGTAGGTGAAATGGAGATATGA
- the NDD1 gene encoding Ndd1p yields MDKNTGYHQKFTTTGAAAASSRQLPTDNNADTNFLKVMSEFKYNFNSPLPTTTQFPTPYSSNQYQQTQDHFANTDAHNSSSNESSLVENSILPHHHQQIQQQQQHLGSIVPPAVTRTDTSETLDDINVQPSSVLQFGNSLPGEFLVASPEQFKEFLLDSPSNSFNFFHKTPAKTPLRFVTDSNAAQPTIVDDSNQQQNIFSNAELNNLLKSNGKMSSSLSAGAFSRTPLSKIDMNLMFNQPLATSPSKRFSSLSLTPYGRKILGDVGTPYAKALISSNSALVDFQKARKDIHTDTTNIGSINTTNILQRTPSRSNGKKIFIKTPQDAINGTSTLTKDHENKPDLYGSSPTTIQLNSSITKSISKLDNPRIPLLASRSDTILDSNVDDQLFDLGLTRLPLSPTPNCNSLHNSTARATALQIPELPKMGSFRSDTVTNPSPSSNTISFKSKSGNNNSKGRIKKNGKKPSKFQIIVANIDQFNQDASSSSSSLNNNTNTNAGISNSSMPKKKANKLKRSQSLLSDSKSKSQAKKNCNPKPNENLFNSQ; encoded by the coding sequence ATGGATAAAAACACAGGCTACCACCAAAAATTTACAACTACCGGGGCGGCGGCTGCTTCTTCAAGGCAGCTTCCCACGGATAATAACGCAGatacaaattttttaaaagtgATGTCGGAGTTCAAGTACAATTTTAACAGTCCGTTGCCCACAACTACTCAATTCCCGACTCCTTACTCCTCTAATCAGTACCAGCAGACGCAGGACCATTTTGCCAACACGGACGCACACAACAGCTCCAGTAACGAATCGTCACTGGTAGAGAACAGTATCTTACCACATCATCACCAGCAGAtacagcaacagcaacaacatcTTGGCTCGATTGTGCCACCCGCAGTGACAAGAACAGACACCAGTGAGACCCTGGACGATATCAACGTCCAACCTTCATCAGTCTTACAGTTTGGGAATTCCTTGCCCGGCGAGTTTCTGGTTGCCTCCCCCGAACAATTCAAGGAGTTTTTATTAGATTCTCCCTCTAATagcttcaatttttttcacaagaCACCGGCAAAAACACCGCTTCGATTTGTCACAGATTCTAATGCTGCTCAGCCGACCATAGTAGACGACTCTaatcaacaacaaaatatcTTTAGCAACGCGGAATTGAACAATCTTTTAAAAAGTAATGGGAAAATGTCTTCCTCGTTATCTGCCGGTGCATTCTCGCGTACTCCGTTAAGCAAAATCGATATGAATCTCATGTTTAACCAACCATTAGCCACATCTCCATCAAAGaggttttcttctttatcactGACGCCATATGGTAGAAAAATTTTAGGCGATGTTGGTACGCCGTATGCGAAGGCGTTGATATCTTCCAACAGTGCGCTGGTAGATTTCCAGAAGGCGAGAAAGGATATCCATACTGATACAACCAATATTGGCTCGATAAATACCACTAATATCTTACAAAGAACACCGTCAAGATCCAATGgtaagaaaatattcatcaAAACCCCCCAGGACGCTATCAACGGTACTAGCACACTCACCAAGGACCACGAAAACAAACCAGATTTGTATGGCTCTTCGCCTACAACTATTCAACTAAATTCATCGATAACAAAATCTATTTCCAAATTGGATAACCCCAGAATTCCCCTATTAGCCTCCAGATCGGATACCATATTAGATTCCAATGTGGACGATCAGTTATTTGATTTGGGGTTGACTAGACTACCCTTATCTCCAACACCAAATTGTAATTCTTTACATAATTCAACCGCAAGGGCCACCGCATTACAAATTCCTGAACTACCCAAGATGGGGTCCTTTAGGAGCGATACTGTCACCAATCCTAGCCCAAGTTCAAATAcgatttctttcaaaagcaaatctggtaataataattcAAAAGGCAggatcaaaaaaaatgggaaaaaaccctctaaatttcaaattattgTAGCAAATATTGACCAATTCAATCAAGAcgcatcatcatcatcatcatctctaaataataatacaaacACTAATGCaggaatttcaaattcaagtatgccaaagaaaaaggctAATAAACTTAAAAGATCACAATCTTTACTTTCGGACTCCAAATCTAAATCgcaagcaaagaaaaattgtaaTCCGAAACCCAATGAAAACTTATTCAATTCACAATGA
- the SCP1 gene encoding Scp1p, which produces MKGRYFNGGRTTKNLPMSYDKKADVTSLDEDLRQLRQSKFSPEAVQHIKKWIFESVLTETAPPEQLLQCLKDGTVLCKLANILYEADTKEANHINLKSSKMPFVQMDQISQFLSFARAYGVPEDELFQTVDLYEEKDPAIVYQTLKSLSRYANKKHPDRFPVLGPQLSTKKPRPPVKSKPHHLQGSTGWSTFEYGYMKGASQGSEGVVLGQRRDIV; this is translated from the coding sequence ATGAAAGGGAGGTATTTTAATGGTGGGCGTACAACGAAAAACTTGCCAATGAGTTATGATAAAAAAGCAGACGTCACCTCTTTAGATGAGGATTTGAGACAACTAAGGCAAAGCAAGTTCTCACCTGAAGCGGTCCAACATATTAAAAAATGGATATTTGAATCAGTGCTAACAGAAACCGCCCCCCCTGAGCAATTACTGCAGTGCCTGAAAGATGGGACAGTCCTTTGTAAATTAGCAAACATATTGTATGAAGCAGACacaaaagaagcaaacCATATTAATTTGAAGAGCTCTAAAATGCCATTTGTTCAAATGGACCAAATTTCCCAATTTCTATCGTTTGCAAGGGCATACGGTGTGCCTGAAGATGAATTGTTTCAGACGGTTGATTTATATGAAGAGAAGGACCCAGCCATCGTTTATCAAACGTTAAAATCTTTATCTCGGTACGCTAACAAGAAGCATCCAGACAGGTTTCCAGTCTTAGGGCCACAACTATCGACGAAGAAGCCAAGACCACCAGTCAAATCTAAACCACACCATCTACAAGGCAGTACTGGATGGAGCACCTTTGAGTATGGTTATATGAAAGGCGCTTCTCAAGGAAGCGAGGGCGTTGTATTAGGCCAAAGAAGAGATATCGTTTAA
- the GPB1 gene encoding Gpb1p, translated as MPLSNTFGTHSLETHSLHIQPAPHMKLSKEERSHYRERYHSLDYISNYVSVFDQAMSYNIDSRIRKENELLLKKYYESRKPFSFTNFRQGSVISSSDSSTGFTERTKIYSFLNDFISNCVNEVDPYTLKMTVRNRHSALNMVNMDDERKDKDSEDDLEENPNNDHFGRSGDGSLYSSERLEILRSCSTRSYFKYYKKLLTVDLKDCDILKRHNLWMPMIARKFRFLLISNAEPKDASLASPVPIPIISPDLDIFQKKTCPLFINGTDCVPKSYDTFSGSSVVMSIFSEFKFPPLTYHCSVELNDQLFIVGGLMACHRYDEEAADLKDFYVDGIKNLPPPLLPDLINNPSMISNPHLYCLSLTSSRLTRPDIAGYIPPPLVCSQGCKLTERHIFFYGGFEIKSETQVDDKGRYFIRKRAFLNNTGYILDTVTFKFSKIELVAPPYQFAIYNNFSPRFGHMQSSVSNSSNNLANDSSSTSTKGRRSISPYRRGSGDYKIDDLVGPPASKDYLPSDSMSNVTIPRSTDSFSSKTFSTGTHSCSSVNTIIIFGGYSQTGDDKYEAMNDMWKIDIPVISRGKRNYYKFADTVTVTKIPVIDDPELWPSRRAFSACCVPDYFTQEAEPIEKRLLRNLKNDFSIDMETQPGNKPSQPLFPNIPHSRKEKKNGRDSMHASSSSNSTSDDASLKSAKNTNSSPSISPKHTPPLNMPKRGTPFGRVVAFHGGSDRYSVCCDMWWFDFDSEIWTKIDLFAKTQDESDGLVPISLCMVGHSMTTVGRKVVLIGGLRQEDVDRLYMDEAVPEEKVSGIPLGSGVINVVDLDTQCLQGCKLIRYEGDTKDSVIMDFHLGEPHQVLAVAGSVAQCKGGVTMVGGVVAGRQNISKLYLRGAVLQLILPSMNLAN; from the coding sequence ATGCCTCTATCAAACACGTTTGGAACGCACAGTTTGGAAACCCACTCTTTACATATTCAACCAGCACCGCACATGAAATTGAGTAAAGAGGAAAGGTCTCATTATAGGGAGCGGTACCACTCACTAGACTATATATCTAATTATGTGTCTGTATTTGACCAAGCAATGAGCTATAATATCGATTCCAGGATTAGAAAAGAGAATGAGCtcttattgaaaaagtacTATGAATCAAGGAAACCTTTTAGCTTCACCAACTTCAGGCAAGGAAGTGTAATTAGCTCTTCGGATTCTTCTACAGGCTTTACCgaaagaacaaagattTATAGTTTCCTAAACGATTTTATTAGTAACTGCGTTAATGAAGTAGATCCATACACACTAAAAATGACAGTAAGAAATAGACATAGCGCTTTAAACATGGTCAACATGGATGATGAACGTAAGGACAAGGATAGCGAGGACGATCTTGAAGAGAATCCTAATAACGATCATTTTGGTAGGTCTGGTGATGGTTCTTTATATTCGTCGGAAAGATTGGAGATACTCCGCTCCTGCTCAACAAGAtcatatttcaaatattataaaaagcTTTTGACAGTAGACCTAAAGGATtgtgatattttgaaaagacatAATTTATGGATGCCAATGATTGCCAGAAAATTTAGGTTTTTATTAATATCCAATGCAGAACCAAAGGATGCAAGTTTAGCGAGCCCCGTTCCAATACCTATTATATCGCCAGACttagatatttttcaaaaaaagacatGCcctcttttcatcaatggtACAGACTGTGTTCCCAAGAGTTATGATACGTTTTCAGGTTCTTCAGTAGTCatgtcaattttttcagagtTCAAATTCCCACCATTAACATACCATTGTTCCGTTGAATTGAATGACCAACTGTTTATTGTCGGGGGTTTGATGGCGTGCCATCGGtatgatgaagaagcagcggatttaaaagatttttatGTTGATGGCATAAAGAATCTACCACCGCCACTATTACCGGACTTAATCAATAATCCATCCATGATTTCTAACCCTCATTTATACTGTTTATCCTTAACTTCTTCCAGACTAACAAGACCAGACATTGCAGGTTACATTCCCCCTCCACTGGTGTGTAGTCAGGGTTGCAAATTGACGGAAAGGcatatattcttttacGGTGGGTTTGAGATCAAGTCGGAAACTCAAGTAGATGATAAGGGAAGATATTTCATAAGGAAGAGAgcttttttgaataacacCGGCTACATTTTAGACACAGTGACatttaaattttccaagatcGAATTGGTAGCTCCTCCATACCAATTTGCCATTTACAATAATTTCTCACCGAGGTTTGGGCATATGCAGTCATCAGTAAGTAATTCTAGTAATAACTTGGCTAATGACAGCTCCTCGACAAGCACCAAGGGTAGAAGATCGATCAGCCCATATCGTCGGGGTAGTGGAGACTACAAGATTGATGATTTAGTGGGCCCGCCAGCTAGTAAAGATTATTTACCAAGCGATTCCATGTCAAACGTGACAATCCCAAGATCTACAGatagtttttcttccaaaactttTAGTACAGGAACACATTCTTGTAGCTCTGTTAATACCATTATTATCTTTGGAGGCTATAGTCAGACCGGTGATGATAAATACGAAGCTATGAATGATATGTGGAAAATAGACATCCCGGTCATATCTCGTGGTAAACGtaattattacaaattTGCTGACACGGTGACAGTTACTAAAATTCCTGTTATTGATGATCCAGAACTATGGCCGAGCAGAAGAGCATTTTCAGCATGCTGTGTTCCTGATTATTTCACACAAGAAGCAGAacctattgaaaaaaggcTTTTGagaaacttgaaaaacGACTTTTCCATAGATATGGAAACCCAGCCAGGCAATAAGCCATCTCAACCGCTTTTCCCAAACATACCACATTCAAgaaaggagaagaaaaatgggCGCGATAGTATGCATGCTTCCAGTTCAAGCAACAGTACTAGTGACGACGCCTCGTTGAAATCTGCTAAAAATACGAATTCAAGTCCTTCTATAAGTCCCAAACACACGCCACCACTGAACATGCCGAAGAGAGGCACTCCATTCGGAAGAGTGGTTGCATTTCACGGGGGGTCTGATCGCTATAGCGTTTGCTGCGATATGTGGTGGTTTGATTTCGATTCGGAAATTTGGACGAAGATAGACCTCTTTGCTAAAACACAAGATGAGTCTGATGGTTTGGTACCCATAAGCCTCTGTATGGTTGGGCACTCTATGACGACAGTGGGTCGTAAGGTGGTGCTTATCGGCGGTCTACGACAAGAAGATGTTGACCGATTGTATATGGATGAAGCCGTTCccgaagaaaaagtatcAGGTATTCCGCTCGGTAGTGGTGTAATAAATGTTGTGGATTTGGATACACAATGTCTTCAGGGCTGTAAACTAATACGATATGAAGGGGACACTAAGGATTCAGTCATTATGGACTTTCACCTCGGCGAACCCCATCAAGTATTGGCCGTAGCAGGCTCAGTAGCACAATGCAAGGGAGGTGTGACCATGGTGGGCGGGGTGGTAGCCGGTCGTCAAAACATCTCGAAACTTTATCTGAGGGGAGCTGTCTTACAGTTGATCCTTCCAAGTATGAATTTGGCCAACTAA
- a CDS encoding putative flavin adenine dinucleotide transporter, which translates to MLPIDMLLRCIFVLTIWFHQAHAISINSSNFQVSNSFTLLXNASQLFSEPFDISTKYLKTSALLTCVRNSQFSASYFEAAFFPLNNTIFFDIEAQTIMNENITIKAELVTYGLNVYTKTFDLCGIQDNLLCPLKPGNIELIGSYQLESAMTSQIPAIAYSIPDLDAYIVVSAYSSSDKKLVKPLACVQVILTNGKTVQTQYLSWILVALTAFGVVFSIIYSLQGYTATSTRLASYSISLVLYFQNLAILSMISVSFLPPIVAAWTQNFQWSMGIIKVDFMQRLFDWYIMATSGSPTVVYHNKDILSISVQKRELDVSSKTVSASSNLNGIESSQRDTLLYTSNLKNPKNYLSKILILRGIKRVSYKAGIELSNFFLTGFSFFIIFIIMIVIGFATFKLSLKLLRKFEIKATRYLHFHINCSSLLQGTLYRVILIIYPQISLLSLWEFTQKDSAAALIEAIAVFLITTALLSSAGVRIWRQMHKSKKFFGHSSYLLFGNSEFLNKFGFLYSQYGSPKAWWLIVTLAYMLIRSVLVGTLQTHGKSQSAGIFLTEVVYLVFLCWARPYMDKITNVFNISIHSLNLVNAFFFLFFSNLFQQLMAVSSFMGIIFFFLNALFAIYLSVFILVGYSTAIYYKHPDTRYKPIDDQRRSFLKNEMDDDATYALVPELHEMKKAVLECNGTQKPQINKIDLCKHSSNNEYLYM; encoded by the coding sequence ATGCTACCTATTGATATGCTTCTTCGTTGTATTTTCGTTTTAACTATATGGTTCCATCAGGCACATGCTATTTCGATTAATAGCTCAAATTTTCAGGTTTCGAACTCATTCACGCTACTCAWTAATGCGTCGCAACTGTTTTCGGAACCCTTCGATATATCCACTAAATACTTGAAGACGTCAGCTTTATTGACTTGTGTGAGAAATTCACAATTTTCTGCATCGTATTTTGAAGCTGCTTTCTTTCCCCTAAATAATACAatattctttgatattgaaGCCCAAACAATTATGAATGAGAATATAACCATAAAAGCAGAGCTCGTAACATACGGTCTCAATGTTTATACCAAAACTTTTGATTTATGTGGGATACAAGATAATTTATTATGCCCACTAAAGCCCGGAAATATAGAACTTATTGGAAGTTATCAATTGGAAAGCGCGATGACAAGCCAAATTCCGGCTATAGCATATAGCATTCCTGATTTGGATGCGTATATTGTAGTGTCCgcatattcttcttctgataAAAAATTAGTTAAACCGCTAGCATGTGTCCAAGTGATACTAACTAATGGCAAAACCGTCCAAACACAATACTTGTCCTGGATTCTGGTGGCATTAACTGCTTTTGGAGTGGTGTTTTCAATCATTTATTCTTTGCAAGGCTATACAGCCACTTCAACACGCTTGGCATCTTATTCGATATCGTTGGTTTTATATTTCCAAAACTTGGCAATCCTTTCTATGATCAGTGTGTCATTTTTACCGCCCATTGTCGCCGCGTGGACCCAAAATTTCCAATGGTCTATGGGTATAATCAAAGTAGATTTTATGCAGCGCTTATTTGACTGGTATATTATGGCTACATCTGGTTCCCCTACAGTTGTGTATCACAATAAGGACATTCTATCAATTAGTGTTCAAAAACGAGAGTTGGATGTAAGCAGCAAGACTGTATCCGCTTCAAGCAATTTAAATGGTATTGAAAGTTCTCAAAGGGACACATTGCTATATACTTCAAACctgaaaaatccaaagaattACCtgtcaaaaattttaattttaaGAGGTATTAAAAGAGTATCATATAAGGCCGGAATTGAATtgtcaaattttttcttgacaggattctctttttttattatctttattattatgatAGTAATAGGATTTGCTACGTTCAAGTTATCTTTGAAACTACTGCGAAAGTTTGAAATCAAAGCTACGAGGTATTTACACTTCCACATCAACTGCAGCTCACTCCTCCAAGGGACACTATATCGAGTAATTCTCATAATCTACCCACAAATATCGCTTTTATCGCTTTGGGAATTTACTCAAAAAGACTCAGCAGCAGCCTTAATAGAAGCGATTGCCGTTTTTCTTATAACGACAGCTTTGCTGTCGTCTGCAGGTGTAAGGATATGGAGACAGATGCACAAAtccaaaaagttttttggCCACTCAAGCTATCTACTCTTCGGCAACTCTGAATTTCTAAACAAGTTCGGCTTCCTTTATTCTCAATATGGTTCTCCAAAAGCATGGTGGCTTATTGTTACGTTAGCATACATGCTCATTAGATCTGTTTTAGTTGGAACTCTACAAACTCACGGAAAGTCCCAGTCTGCGGGTATCTTCTTAACTGAAGTTGTTTATCTCGTATTTTTGTGTTGGGCGCGACCTTATATGGACAAGATAACCAATGTCTTTAATATCAGTATCCATTCGTTGAACTTAGTAAAcgcattcttttttctatttttcagTAATTTGTTCCAGCAGCTTATGGCTGTTTCCTCCTTTATGGgaataattttcttctttttgaatgCTTTGTTTGCCATCTATCTTTCCGTTTTCATTCTGGTGGGATATTCTACGGCAATATACTACAAGCACCCTGACACGAGGTACAAGCCTATTGATGACCAAAGACGATCCTTCctaaaaaatgaaatggaTGATGATGCTACTTACGCATTAGTGCCAGAACTACACGAAATGAAAAAGGCCGTTCTTGAATGCAACGGCACTCAAAAACCGCAAATTAACAAGATCGACCTTTGTAAACACAGCTCGAACAACGAGTATCTGTACATGTGA
- the RPS12 gene encoding 40S ribosomal protein eS12, with protein sequence MSDVEEVVEIQEETVVEQTAEVTIEDALKVVLRTALVHDGLARGLRESTKALTRGEALLVVLVSSVTEANIIKLVEGLANDPENKVPLIKVADAKQLGEWAGLGKIDREGNARKVVGASVVVVKNWGAETDELSMIMEHFSQQ encoded by the coding sequence atgtctGACGTTGAAGAAGTCgttgaaattcaagaagaaaccgTTGTTGAACAAACCGCTGAAGTTACCATTGAAGATGCTTTGAAGGTTGTTTTGAGAACCGCCTTGGTTCACGATGGTTTGGCCAGAGGTTTGAGAGAATCTACCAAGGCTTTGACCAGAGGTGAAGCTTTATTGGTTGTTTTGGTCAGCTCTGTTACCGAAGCTAACATCATCAAGTTGGTTGAAGGTTTGGCCAACGACCCAGAAAACAAGGTTCCATTGATCAAGGTTGCTGACGCCAAGCAATTAGGTGAATGGGCCGGTTTAGGTAAGATTGACCGTGAAGGTAATGCTAGAAAGGTTGTCGGTGCTTCCGTTGTTGTCGTCAAGAACTGGGGTGCTGAAACTGATGAATTATCCATGATCATGGAACACTTCTCCCAACAATAA